A stretch of the Paramormyrops kingsleyae isolate MSU_618 chromosome 16, PKINGS_0.4, whole genome shotgun sequence genome encodes the following:
- the LOC111839473 gene encoding uncharacterized protein: MSVRTKLALELRGWCRGLEINEAHSLLVVIPDSESVPADEQIEEIVQSIKCLGRVRVRGQAFSSELNSALVVCECKERVQKDRVPSEIVPVVGGDQWLIILADLTPSPDAPPSLSDFGDKLKALLRTEGRTVEDIHSLFPPARSSAGTTESVLSAVGEFLERSRKPFTEGGSYKRLRVFSGVLPTPGGEDSFEQWKEQALLFIEESDCSEREKRRRLVESLRGPAFEIVKAARTAKADITPAECVASLDDAFGSAESGEDLYFAFRLLQQQADEKLSGFLRRLEQSLLRVVERGGVAPAWAATARIEQLLRGAKYSELMLVNLRLRERKGNPPTFLQLLKEIRTEEEYEVSRTKIGTSVSYGSVQMSRESPQSAIQSLKLEVKELKSLVSAAAVRTVPSQTEGAGAGVTRTGVVDLRQESEIAALKKQVKRLQDKLNNKMTDNRSSVPISAVEAPKRASNSSRSPTDDERFCYRCGENGHFAAKCQNLGDQAKVIKRLVQALRISKGKEGKGTIVSEVNCDAMKGAATTPKVAQVPDGLIGPPSLVPLKVNGIPCKALLDSGSQVTIIFESWYREHLTSIPIQPVAGLNLWGLSDSQVSYPYRGYVVVDVEYPAEIIGSCKTVSIPALICPNPKTSDQVSVIVGTNASHVRRLVQQCRERGIDVAHAFGIQTGNADVKCSSNTSQPTVELDYEVGCVKWQGPGTLMLGPGQEANVICKAEVKPDVSREILMVDASPIAPLPAGVFLQPMVVPGSAVEAVSFRVLVRNESSRQTVIPVGTVIGRLQLTDSVTTMASERTKVDKLNADLINFGDSPVPEEWKVRLCKKLSLRSHVFSLHEWDVGVAKGVEHKIRLADPSPFRLRSRCIPPADMEDVRKHLQELLRAGIIRESRSPYASPIVVVRKKSGAVRMCIDYRLLNGRTIPDQYTTPCIDEVLNVLCGSKWFSVLDLRSGYYQIAMNEEDKEKTAFICPLGFYEFERMPQGISGAPATFQRLMERAVGDMNLLQVIVYLDDLIVFGRSLEEHEERLLKVLDRLGEVGLKLSLDKCQICMSKVKYLGHIVSAQGVSPDPTKIEAVTSWPKPVNLKTLQSFLGFCGYYRRFIENYAAIVKPLTDLTKGYEPKQKRLKQAIKAVDSYPKESSPFGSRWTDDCDRAFHDVIDCLTHAPVLAFADPKKPYVLHVDASLKGLGAVLYQEYPEGLRPVAFASRKLKPSEKNYPIHQLEFLSLKWAVVDKLHDYLYGANFTVRTDNNPLTYILTSAKLSAVGHRWLAALSTYTFDVKYRPGRHNIDADLLSRNMSDEKAEEWVTIPQTGVKSICQCLKVQMSESEPVRCVDQLGAHPNGVPAAYCCPTQLGLTALEQVSSKELRDAQEADDLIGPVMQAMRSGRWPVGVKPSRELSNMRRELGKMIIRDGLLYRRSQRGSRDEKVQLVLPKRFQETVLRSLHDDQGHLGVEKTFELARSRFFWPKMVGEIERYIKSCGQCVAFKSPCQRFAPLQQINSSGPMDLVCIDFLSMEPDSKGLGNVLVVTDHFTRYAQAFSTKSQKASVVAKVLLEKYFVHYGLPARIHSDQGRDFESRLIREMLAILGIRKSRTTPYHPQGDPQPERFNRTLISMLGTLSREKKRSWSQYVSCLVHAYNCTKCDSTGYSPYYLMFGREARLPVDLCFDTRLGMVEAVCHSRYVERLKEDLKEAFRFASEAANQRHLRNKRLYDKKVGFQSLKAGDKVLFRNLGLRGKHKLESRWNPCPYLVVGKLPNLPVFKIEPADGKGGVKTVHRDHLLLIDAQVRIPKVDLEDGMPRKPRTRADEHKRRVDNIEPENVTEVQQQLSESCSDSEYDVPERYRYSDDDLLTGSRTSLGIVSSQGEEEQNLADDGVALEELTDYESGTAIRAGSENTPGRDVEGTDASDLVKVTGIREPEGTIVSESRGDSSRNDRPKRKVKPVVKLTYDQPGVSRDHAITILHGGITIKIEA; encoded by the coding sequence ATGAGTGTTCGAACCAAGTTAGCTTTAGAGTTGAGGGGTTGGTGTCGGGGTTTGGAAATCAACGAAGCCCACTCGTTATTGGTTGTTATCCCTGATAGTGAGAGCGTCCCTGCGGATGAACAGATTGAAGAAATTGTACAATCAATTAAATGCTTAGGTCGTGTTCGTGTCAGAGGACAGGCATTCAGTTCTGAGCTTAATAGTGCCCTAGTCGTATGTGAGTGTAAGGAGCGTGTACAAAAAGACCGGGTTCCTTCGGAAATCGTTCCTGTTGTTGGGGGTGATCAGTGGCTTATAATATTAGCAGATCTTACTCCATCGCCCGATGCCCCACCTTCGTTGTCTGATTTCGGTGATAAACTGAAGGCTTTGTTACGGACAGAAGGCAGAACTGTGGAGGACATACATTCCTTGTTCCCTCCCGCACGCTCTTCGGCAGGTACCACTGAATCGGTATTGAGTGCCGTGGGAGAATTTTTGGAGAGATCCAGAAAGCCCTTTACAGAGGGGGGCAGCTATAAGCGTTTGAGAGTTTTCTCAGGTGTGTTGCCTACACCGGGTGGCGAAGACTCGTTCGAACAATGGAAGGAGCAGGCACTACTCTTTATCGAAGAGTCTGACTGTTccgagagagagaaaagaaggCGGTTGGTTGAAAGTCTCAGGGGTCCAGCTTTTGAGATAGTTAAGGCAGCCCGTACTGCAAAGGCGGATATTACTCCCGCAGAGTGCGTTGCGTCCCTGGATGATGCGTTTGGATCTGCAGAATCAGGCGAGGACCTGTATTTTGCATTCAGACTACTTCAGCAGCAAGCAGATGAGAAATTGTCTGGGTTTTTAAGGCGCCTTGAACAGTCCTTGCTAAGAGTAGTGGAAAGAGGAGGCGTGGCCCCGGCTTGGGCCGCTACCGCACGTATAGAGCAGTTACTAAGGGGGGCCAAGTACTCTGAGTTAATGTTAGTTAACCTCCGTTTGAGAGAACGGAAAGGGAACCCACCGACCTTTTTGCAGCTCTTAAAAGAGATACGTACAGAGGAGGAATATGAAGTTTCAAGAACCAAGATTGGGACCTCTGTTAGTTATGGGAGCGTGCAAATGAGTAGGGAGTCACCACAGTCAGCGATCCAGAGTTTAAAGCTAGAGGTTAAAGAGCTGAAAAGCTTGGTTTCGGCCGCAGCGGTTAGGACTGTGCCTAGTCAGACAGAGGGCGCAGGGGCGGGTGTGACCCGAACCGGTGTAGTGGACCTTCGGCAAGAGTCGGAAATAGCGGCGTTAAAGAAACAAGTTAAGCGACTGCAGGACAAGTTGAATAATAAAATGACTGATAACAGGTCGTCAGTCCCAATTTCGGCTGTTGAAGCACCTAAACGAGCCTCTAATTCCTCCCGTAGCCCTACCGATGATGAGCGGTTTTGCTATAGATGTGGAGAAAATGGGCACTTTGCAGCTAAATGTCAGAACTTGGGAGATCAAGCTAAAGTTATAAAGAGACTTGTTCAGGCTTTGAGAATCAGTAAAGGCAAGGAAGGTAAAGGTACCATAGTGAGTGAAGTTAACTGTGATGCAATGAAAGGGGCGGCCACTACACCGAAGGTGGCGCAAGTCCCTGATGGTTTGATTGGTCCGCCTAGCCTTGTGCCTTTAAAAGTTAACGGCATCCCGTGTAAAGCGTTGTTGGACAGTGGCTCACAGGTCACTATCATATTTGAGTCCTGGTACAGGGAGCATCTAACCAGTATTCCCATTCAACCAGTGGCAGGTTTGAACTTGTGGGGTCTGAGTGATTCTCAGGTAAGCTATCCATATAGGGGCTATGTGGTAGTGGATGTTGAGTACCCAGCAGAAATCATTGGATCTTGCAAGACGGTTTCAATTCCTGCCCTCATATGCCCAAATCCTAAAACTTCTGATCAGGTTTCGGTCATTGTTGGGACAAATGCCAGTCATGTTAGGCGGCTGGTGCAGCAGTGTAGGGAAAGAGGAATTGATGTCGCTCATGCGTTTGGCATACAGACCGGTAATGCCGACGTAAAGTGTTCATCGAACACTAGCCAACCTACAGTAGAATTAGATTATGAGGTTGGGTGTGTGAAATGGCAGGGGCCAGGCACATTGATGCTGGGTCCAGGTCAGGAGGCGAATGTAATCTGTAAAGCCGAAGTAAAGCCCGATGTTAGTAGAGAAATATTGATGGTCGATGCTTCACCTATTGCTCCGCTTCCGGCAGGGGTCTTCCTTCAGCCGATGGTGGTGCCAGGCAGTGCAGTGGAGGCCGTCAGTTTTAGAGTCTTGGTGAGAAATGAGTCATCCAGACAGACTGTTATACCAGTGGGTACTGTCATTGGTAGGTTGCAGCTTACTGATTCGGTGACCACAATGGCGTCCGAAAGAACGAAAGTAGATAAGTTGAATGCTGATTTGATTAATTTTGGGGACTCGCCCGTTCCTGAAGAATGGAAAGTCAGGTTGTGCAAAAAGCTGTCTCTGAGATCCCATGTATTCTCCCTACATGAATGGGATGTGGGTGTGGCCAAGGGAGTGGAGCATAAGATCAGATTAGCTGATCCTAGTCCGTTCCGCTTGCGCTCGCGATGTATTCCACCCGCAGACATGGAGGATGTGAGGAAGCACCTCCAGGAGTTGCTTCGGGCAGGCATCATTAGAGAATCTCGCAGTCCTTATGCCTCACCAATAGTAGTGGTTAGGAAGAAAAGTGGTGCAGTGCGAATGTGCATAGACTATAGGCTGCTGAATGGCAGGACAATTCCAGATCAATATACCACACCTTGTATTGATGAAGTATTGAATGTGCTGTGCGGGAGTAAATGGTTCTCGGTCCTGGATCTTAGAAGTGGTTACTATCAAATAGCGATGAATGAAGAAGACAAGGAGAAGACAGCATTTATATGCCCTTTAGGTTTTTATGAGTTTGAAAGAATGCCGCAGGGGATATCGGGGGCCCCAGCAACTTTTCAGCGCTTAATGGAGAGGGCCGTAGGGGATATGAACTTGCTGCAAGTGATTGTGTACTTAGATGATCTCATTGTGTTCGGCAGGTCTCTTGAAGAGCACGAGGAGAGATTGCTGAAGGTTTTGGATCGTCTTGGGGAGGTGGGGCTGAAATTGTCTTTAGATAAGTGCCAGATATGTATGTCAAAGGTTAAGTATCTGGGACACATTGTTTCAGCCCAGGGTGTGTCCCCGGACCCCACAAAGATTGAGGCAGTCACTAGCTGGCCTAAGCCTGTTAATTTGAAAACCTTGCAGTCATTCCTTGGATTCTGCGGTTACTATCGTAGGTTCATTGAGAATTATGCTGCCATTGTGAAACCGTTGACCGATCTGACAAAAGGCTATGAGCCTAAACAGAAGAGATTAAAGCAAGCCATTAAAGCAGTCGATTCTTATCCGAAAGAGTCGAGTCCTTTTGGCTCAAGATGGACTGATGACTGTGATAGAGCTTTCCATGACGTTATAGATTGCCTAACACATGCTCCAGTGTTGGCTTTTGCTGACCCAAAGAAGCCATATGTCTTACATGTAGATGCCAGTTTGAAGGGTCTGGGAGCAGTTCTTTATCAGGAATATCCTGAGGGCCTGAGGCCGGTGGCCTTTGCCAGCCGTAAGCTAAAGCCGTCAGAGAAGAACTACCCTATTCACCAACTAGAGTTTCTATCTTTGAAGTGGGCTGTAGTGGACAAGCTGCACGATTATTTGTATGGCGCAAATTTCACTGTTCGTACAGATAATAATCCCCTTACATATATCCTCACCTCAGCTAAGCTTAGTGCGGTTGGACATAGGTGGTTAGCTGCGCTGTCCACTTACACTTTCGATGTGAAATATCGCCCTGGTCGTCATAACATAGATGCGGACTTGTTGTCACGAAATATGTCAGATGAGAAGGCAGAGGAGTGGGTGACTATACCTCAAACTGGAGTTAAGTCCATCTGTCAGTGTCTCAAGGTTCAAATGTCGGAGAGTGAGCCTGTCCGATGTGTTGATCAGTTAGGTGCTCATCCTAATGGTGTGCCAGCAGCCTATTGTTGTCCCACGCAATTGGGGTTGACCGCGTTGGAACAAGTGTCCAGCAAGGAACTAAGAGATGCGCAAGAAGCAGACGACCTCATAGGACCCGTAATGCAGGCTATGAGGAGTGGAAGGTGGCCTGTGGGTGTGAAACCTAGTCGTGAGCTGTCTAATATGAGACGGGAGCTAGGGAAGATGATTATAAGAGATGGACTCCTCTATCGACGGAGCCAAAGAGGTTCCAGAGACGAGAAGGTTCAGCTAGTTTTGCCAAAGCGGTTCCAGGAGACTGTGTTAAGGTCTCTGCACGATGACCAAGGACATTTAGGGGTTGAAAAGACGTTTGAGCTCGCTCGGAGTCGATTTTTCTGGCCTAAGATGGTCGGAGAGATTGAGCGATACATAAAAAGCTGTGGGCAATGTGTTGCATTTAAGTCGCCATGCCAAAGGTTTGCCCCTTTGCAACAGATCAATAGTAGTGGGCCTATGGACTTGGTCTGTATAGACTTTCTTTCGATGGAGCCTGATTCTAAGGGACTAGGCAATGTTTTAGTGGTAACCGATCACTTCACACGCTATGCGCAGGCTTTCTCTACAAAAAGCCAGAAGGCTAGTGTGGTAGCTAAAGTGCTACTTGAAAAGTATTTTGTGCATTATGGGCTTCCAGCCCGTATTCATTCCGACCAAGGCAGAGACTTTGAAAGTCGCCTAATTCGGGAAATGTTGGCAATCCTGGGGATTCGAAAATCGAGGACTACGCCATATCACCCCCAGGGTGACCCGCAGCCGGAAAGATTTAATAGAACACTCATTTCCATGCTGGGTACTCTGAGTCGGGAAAAGAAGCGAAGCTGGAGCCAATACGTGAGTTGCTTGGTGCACGCTTATAATTGTACCAAGTGTGATAGTACTGGTTATTCGCCGTACTATTTGATGTTTGGTCGTGAAGCAAGGCTCCCTGTGGATCTTTGTTTTGATACTCGGTTGGGGATGGTCGAGGCTGTTTGTCACTCCCGATATGTCGAGAGATTGAAGGAGGATCTAAAAGAGGCCTTCCGATTTGCATCTGAGGCCGCGAATCAAAGGCATTTAAGGAATAAGCGCCTCTATGACAAGAAAGTGGGTTTTCAGTCCTTAAAGGCGGGAGACAAAGTGTTGTTCCGAAATCTAGGTCTCAGAGGAAAGCATAAGCTGGAGAGCAGGTGGAATCCATGTCCGTACCTTGTGGTGGGGAAACTGCCTAATCTGCCTGTGTTTAAAATAGAGCCAGCTGATGGCAAAGGTGGAGTTAAGACTGTCCATAGAGATCATTTACTCCTCATTGATGCTCAGGTTAGAATTCCTAAAGTCGACCTGGAGGATGGGATGCCTAGAAAACCGCGAACTAGAGCAGATGAACACAAAAGGCGAGTAGACAACATTGAGCCTGAGAATGTTACTGAGGTCCAACAGCAGTTGTCGGAATCCTGTTCTGATTCTGAGTATGATGTGCCTGAGAGATATCGCTATTCTGATGATGATTTGTTGACGGGTAGTAGAACTTCATTGGGGATAGTGTCCTCTCAAGGGGAGGAAGAACAGAATTTAGCCGATGACGGTGTGGCATTGGAAGAACTAACTGATTATGAGTCAGGAACAGCAATTAGAGCTGGTAGTGAAAACACGCCGGGGAGAGATGTTGAGGGAACTGATGCATCTGATTTGGTCAAAGTGACAGGGATCAGAGAGCCAGAGGGTACGATTGTGTCTGAGTCTCGGGGTGATAGCTCTAGAAATGATAGGCCTAAAAGAAAGGTAAAACCGGTGGTTAAGTTAACATACGACCAACCAGGGGTTTCTAGAGATCATGCGATTACCATACTGCATGGAGGGATTACAATAAAAATAGAAGCTTAA